The Arachis ipaensis cultivar K30076 chromosome B07, Araip1.1, whole genome shotgun sequence genome includes a window with the following:
- the LOC107609614 gene encoding tetratricopeptide repeat protein 33 isoform X2 produces MKVSWKKTTKKKRCLEALPQFTDLPFEHNQDEHPLYPQPHPERQLAKEFQAQGDKLALDGKYREALGKWESALTLTPDLSVLHEQKAQVLLEIGDAWNALKAATRATELEPSWAEAWLTLGRAQLNFGEPDNAIESFDSALALKPDFEEAQDDRKTALHLVKKRKQLHSSDTSTRYVVGNKGESS; encoded by the exons ATGAAAGTAAGTTGGAAGAAGACAACGAAGAAGAAGCGTTGTTTGGAGGCGTTGCCACAGTTCACCGACCTGCCTTTCGAGCACAATCAAGACGAGCATCCCCTTTACCCTCAGCCCCATCCAGAACGACAACTTGCTAAGGAATTTCAAGCTCAGGGAGACAAGCTTGCTCTG GATGGGAAGTACCGGGAAGCACTGGGTAAATGGGAATCTGCTCTTACTTTGACCCCTGATCTTTCAGTTTTGCATGAACAAAAGGCGCAAGTATTACTGGAAATTGGAGATGCTTGGAATGCATTGAAGGCTGCCACAC GAGCTACAGAACTGGAGCCATCGTGGGCTGAG GCTTGGCTCACACTTGGCAGAGCACAGCTGAACTTCGGTGAGCCAGATAATGCTATTGAAAGCTTCGACTCAGCTTTAGCTCTCAAG CCTGATTTTGAGGAAGCACAGGATGATAGAAAAACTGCGTTGCATCTcgtgaaaaagagaaagcaactTCACTCTAGTGACACCAGTACTCGTTATGTGGTAGGCAATAAGGGTGAAAGCTCATGA
- the LOC107609614 gene encoding tetratricopeptide repeat protein 7A isoform X1, translated as MKVSWKKTTKKKRCLEALPQFTDLPFEHNQDEHPLYPQPHPERQLAKEFQAQGDKLALLNECRFPGCCGWSSSSADSTVGSVIYTQHLELQCDGKYREALGKWESALTLTPDLSVLHEQKAQVLLEIGDAWNALKAATRATELEPSWAEAWLTLGRAQLNFGEPDNAIESFDSALALKPDFEEAQDDRKTALHLVKKRKQLHSSDTSTRYVVGNKGESS; from the exons ATGAAAGTAAGTTGGAAGAAGACAACGAAGAAGAAGCGTTGTTTGGAGGCGTTGCCACAGTTCACCGACCTGCCTTTCGAGCACAATCAAGACGAGCATCCCCTTTACCCTCAGCCCCATCCAGAACGACAACTTGCTAAGGAATTTCAAGCTCAGGGAGACAAGCTTGCTCTG CTGAATGAATGCAGATTTCCAGGATGCTGTGGTTGGAGTTCTTCCAGTGCTGATTCGACTGTCGGAAGTGTTATATATACTCAGCATCTTGAATTACAATGT GATGGGAAGTACCGGGAAGCACTGGGTAAATGGGAATCTGCTCTTACTTTGACCCCTGATCTTTCAGTTTTGCATGAACAAAAGGCGCAAGTATTACTGGAAATTGGAGATGCTTGGAATGCATTGAAGGCTGCCACAC GAGCTACAGAACTGGAGCCATCGTGGGCTGAG GCTTGGCTCACACTTGGCAGAGCACAGCTGAACTTCGGTGAGCCAGATAATGCTATTGAAAGCTTCGACTCAGCTTTAGCTCTCAAG CCTGATTTTGAGGAAGCACAGGATGATAGAAAAACTGCGTTGCATCTcgtgaaaaagagaaagcaactTCACTCTAGTGACACCAGTACTCGTTATGTGGTAGGCAATAAGGGTGAAAGCTCATGA